The proteins below are encoded in one region of Anaerosporomusa subterranea:
- a CDS encoding succinate dehydrogenase cytochrome b558 subunit: MSQTDFYLRRLHSLTGIVPIGFFLLEHIFTISRALAGPKEFDAATAFIQTLPMKAAMEIGFIALPLLFHGIYGLYAAFIAKNNVLTYSYFRNWTFYAQRITAYIAFAFIIWHVWLLRFGGSGLGQVTTFKAVSQVMADPIVLALHAIGLVATIFHFTNGLWTFLITWGVTVGPRSQQMSQYACWGLFALLNIAGLAALMRFAG; the protein is encoded by the coding sequence GTGAGTCAGACTGACTTTTACCTGCGAAGGCTTCATTCACTAACCGGCATTGTGCCGATCGGCTTCTTTCTCCTCGAGCATATCTTCACGATTTCCCGGGCCCTCGCCGGTCCGAAGGAGTTTGACGCTGCCACGGCATTTATTCAGACTCTACCTATGAAAGCGGCAATGGAGATTGGCTTCATTGCTCTGCCGTTGCTGTTTCACGGCATCTATGGATTGTACGCCGCGTTTATTGCCAAAAACAATGTGCTGACCTATTCCTACTTCCGTAACTGGACCTTCTACGCGCAGCGGATTACTGCCTATATCGCGTTTGCCTTCATTATTTGGCATGTATGGCTGCTGCGTTTTGGCGGCTCTGGTCTGGGGCAAGTCACGACATTTAAGGCAGTTTCCCAGGTGATGGCTGATCCTATCGTCCTGGCATTGCATGCCATCGGCTTGGTCGCCACCATTTTTCACTTCACCAATGGCTTATGGACATTCCTGATTACTTGGGGCGTCACAGTAGGCCCGCGCTCTCAGCAAATGAGTCAGTATGCTTGCTGGGGACTATTCGCACTGCTAAATATCGCTGGACTCGCAGCGCTGATGCGCTTTGCCGGCTAG